TCATATATATTGCCCAAATCGTCTTTGATTTCCCAGTCTAGACCTACATAATCGGACAACTGCTTAGGAGATTCCTCTGAGTAGTAAAGAATCGTGTTAATTGGCGTCATGGTGAGACGCTCTATATTGATACGCACCTTTTGAATGGTAGAATGATTATCAGCTAGCTCCAGACTTTTGCTGTCCATGGCCTTGAGCGTTACGTTGTAATTGAAATTGCAGTCAACGGCTTTTTCCTCTGAAAACCCTTCTTCGCCCAGACTTTCAATAGAGGAAACGACCCAACGGAAAGAAAGGGCATTTCGTTCTTCCTTTTCAGTAAAAAGGTTGTAATTGCTCTGTCCCACATAGACACCAGGGCTGACCTGCTTAAGTTGCTGACTGCCGCCATACCCGGTGACGGAAGGCACTTCGATATCTTCTCGGAGATACAAGTCCTCACCAAGATCTTTTCCAGTTTTAATGGTATAGGTGAGGGATAGAGTCCTTCCGTCATAAACCCCCTGATTCAGGGTTACTTCTATGCCCTTGGCAGCCTTTGTCATGTCGATGTTTAAGGCCTTTTCCTGGTACAGATCATAGATTCCCGTGGTGCCGCCATCTAGAAAACGGAAAATATCACCGATGACAGGTACTTCCTTGGCATAGGAAGGGAACGCCCAGCCGAAACACCCGATGCCTGTGGCAAAAAGAACCGCTGCTGCTGCTACTTTACCGTGAATTCTCTTTTTTGATCCGCTTTCGGGCGAATGTTCCTGAATCTTCTCGCGCACTCTTTTTTT
The genomic region above belongs to Aminipila butyrica and contains:
- a CDS encoding DUF4179 domain-containing protein, giving the protein MKDIYDFFNDVDIEVNEFQPMEADELEKSRIKKRVREKIQEHSPESGSKKRIHGKVAAAAVLFATGIGCFGWAFPSYAKEVPVIGDIFRFLDGGTTGIYDLYQEKALNIDMTKAAKGIEVTLNQGVYDGRTLSLTYTIKTGKDLGEDLYLREDIEVPSVTGYGGSQQLKQVSPGVYVGQSNYNLFTEKEERNALSFRWVVSSIESLGEEGFSEEKAVDCNFNYNVTLKAMDSKSLELADNHSTIQKVRINIERLTMTPINTILYYSEESPKQLSDYVGLDWEIKDDLGNIYEYDGNGGSGETHEKILKMNSSLTIQRLNPEAKTLFVTPILQLGNMQGGGVAIEDDGTETHFTLDALPEGVTPGEWHMKQISIDLSSIR